One segment of Calliopsis andreniformis isolate RMS-2024a chromosome 1, iyCalAndr_principal, whole genome shotgun sequence DNA contains the following:
- the LOC143182900 gene encoding uncharacterized protein LOC143182900, whose product MSGFVTRLKIVGLDEDPRHRQNPTVKLESTSALSKAISPSIQTLAYRLRALTGDPLVVQGWPTPFDEAADEKHDAEIFRAVVESMRQWTLHKRLHHRAKREVSKVCYEEVGCFEDTGPFSYLEMLPSPPKDVGTRFLVYGSRKARSIPMEVPADDINDNAHRAIDPDLPTKVIVHGFGSSCDHVWVYEMRSALMTVHECNIVCVDWGPGSAVPNYVRAAANTRLVGRQLAKLVRSLNVPLEKVHLIGFSLGAHVAGFAGAELGNVSRITGLDPAGPLFESQDPRARLDETDANFVDVIHSNGEQLLLGGLGSWQPMGDVDFYPNGGRMQTGCSNLFLGAVSDIIWSSAVEGRSLCNHRRAYKLFTDSVSPKCRFPAFPCDHGYDGLLRGDCFPCGANRMGRPCGDMGYYSDESPARGQLYLVTRDEEPFCAHQYQVKVYNSRSERPTKSYGKLQVTLVGDGSFNDTFAMTRKDEELLVGSLLQKIVVPHPAISTLEAIEIKYTAYSGWISSGLVSWSIDKVAIVDSFGKALSVCKKGLTLESGKPVYLPLFPGDCNVSTESDNSTSPVLDRLLQEKQGGIGPFTKEQNLHNYETKDTFPVEAFPKDKTVSTSKGLGPFTKEQNLRIVEGKESFKPNNFDESSNRRSTSNPWNIVDISSDGDSNSLENSDSERGRGFSGTNFFQNPLPSGPSVEATTEFLPEIREPVLQVSKNETGRSLKLPEITEPILRPRSARQNNRNEIHSHEKQKDEIQETSSSTTRSFTVQFLPERLAGILAQAERYARQTLLPLISQYTPSFVTGSRYEEPKYFPPLGEIASEESQEDEDSKSSTNDQSGNVESSSNEEPTDENPSGDGIEVPAIVQQVYPEKPSLTQNSTLTDASMQRMVVKQEGNEWVPMKPSTLNAASRREFNASRSLNWENVDSTWSTETVSNLESSSKTDSDDWVPITVKSDVGISGDSSNASNDSALVMDKRVDQFEKIAENQSNASTAAEKEERKYIPLVDPETKESSTSSNDIPESRSDLSTQSHIQRIPRPEVERDEVRTTTKRSMIFPYAYERKKDPRTRYIPLIPEEDFGRPQFSVIDRER is encoded by the exons ATGTCAGGGTTTGTAACACGTTTAAAAATCGTGGGACTCGATGAAGATCCACGTCATCGGCAAAACCCAACTGTTAAACTTGAATCCACGTCTGCGCTGTCCAAAGCAATTAGTCCCTCGATTCAAACGCTGGCTTATCGCTTG CGGGCGCTGACTG GGGATCCCTTGGTGGTGCAAGGATGGCCGACGCCTTTCGACGAGGCCGCGGACGAGAAACACGACGCAGAAATATTTCGAGCGGTCGTCGAGTCGATGAGACAGTGGACGTTGCACAAGAGGTTGCATCACAGGGCGAAGAGAGAGGTGTCGAAGGTCTGTTACGAGGAAGTCGGCTGCTTCGAGGACACGGGGCCTTTCAGTTACCTGGAGATGCTCCCTTCGCCACCCAAAGATGTTGGCACAAG GTTTCTAGTGTACGGCAGCAGGAAGGCAAGATCGATTCCCATGGAAGTTCCTGCAGACGATATAAACGATAACGCACACCGTGCCATAGATCCTGATCTACCGACCAAAGTGATCGTACATGGTTTCGGGTCCAGCTGTGACCACGTCTGGGTGTATGAGATGAGATCAGCACTGATGACAGTGCATGAGTGTAACATAG TATGCGTCGACTGGGGTCCAGGAAGCGCAGTTCCTAACTACGTAAGAGCAGCTGCCAACACTCGTCTGGTCGGTCGACAATTAGCGAAATTAGTCAGAAGTTTGAACGTGCCTTTAGAAAAGGTTCATCTGATTGGCTTCAGCCTCGGCGCCCACGTGGCTGGATTCGCTGGCGCCGAATTGGGGAACGTTTCCAGGATCACAG GTTTGGATCCAGCTGGACCCCTGTTTGAGTCCCAGGATCCAAGGGCCAGGCTAGACGAAACGGATGCCAATTTCGTTGACGTGATTCATAGTAATGGTGAGCAACTGTTGTTGGGTGGTCtgggttcctggcaacccatggGTGACGTGGATTTCTATCCTAATGGAGGTAGGATGCAAACTGGCTGTTCTAATCTATTCCTGGGCGCCGTGTCTGATATCATTTGGT CGAGCGCAGTAGAAGGCAGATCCCTCTGCAACCATCGTCGAGCTTACAAGCTCTTCACCGACTCTGTCAGCCCAAAGTGTCGCTTCCCCGCCTTCCCCTGCGACCATGGCTACGATGGTCTTCTTCGTGGCGACTGTTTCCCCTGTGGTGCCAATCGCATGGGCAGGCCTTGCGGCGATATGGGTTACTACAGCGACGAGTCCCCAGCCAGGGGTCAACTTTACTTAGTAACCAGAGACGAAGAACCTTTCTGTGCTCACCAGTATCAAGTGAAAGTGTACAATAGTCGCAGTGAAAGACCGACCAAAAGCTACGGGAAACTGCAAGTGACGCTGGTCGGGGATGGCTCCTTTAATGATACGTTTGCAATGACACGTAAAGATGAGGAGCTTTTGGTGGGATCGCTCCTTCAGAAGATAGTCGTTCCTCATCCTGCGATCTCCACTTTGGAAGCCATTGAA ATCAAATACACAGCCTACAGTGGTTGGATCTCCTCAGGCCTGGTATCATGGAGCATCGACAAAGTAGCCATCGTGGACAGCTTTGGAAAGGCTTTATCCGTCTGCAAAAAGGGCTTAACTCTAGAGTCAGGGAAGCCTGTGTACCTTCCCCTCTTCCCAGGGGACTGCAACGTGTCCACAGAATCGGACAACTCGACATCCCCAGTATTAGACCGACTGCTCCAAGAAAAGCAGGGTGGCATCGGTCCATTCACCAAGGAACAAAACTTACACAACTATGAAACGAAAGACACTTTCCCAGTGGAAGCCTTCCCGAAAGATAAAACAGTATCTACCTCGAAAGGCCTGGGCCCATTCACCAAGGAGCAGAATCTGCGTATCGTCGAAGGAAAAGAGAGCTTCAAGCCAAACAATTTCGACGAGTCTAGCAATCGACGCAGCACCTCGAATCCTTGGAACATCGTCGACATATCCAGCGACGGGGACTCGAACTCCTTAGAGAATTCCGATTCTGAAAGAGGCAGAGGCTTCTCTGGGACCAACTTCTTCCAGAATCCTCTCCCTTCGGGTCCTTCTGTGGAAGCAACGACAGAATTCTTGCCAGAGATCCGAGAGCCCGTGCTGCAGGTCAGCAAGAACGAGACAGGAAGGTCTCTGAAGCTTCCAGAGATCACGGAGCCGATCCTGAGACCTCGATCAGCGAGGCAGAATAATAGGAACGAGATCCACTCTCATGAGAAGCAGAAGGATGAGATACAGGAGACCTCCTCCTCGACGACTAGGTCCTTCACGGTGCAATTTCTACCAGAGAGATTGGCAGGGATTCTGGCTCAGGCTGAGAGGTACGCAAGGCAGACCCTGCTGCCATTAATTTCTCAGTACACGCCGAGCTTCGTCACAGGCTCGCGATACGAGGAGCCGAAGTACTTCCCTCCGTTAGGGGAGATCGCTTCAGAAGAGAGtcaagaggacgaggactcgaaATCCAGCACAAATGATCAAAGTGGGAATGTGGAGTCTTCCTCTAATGAAGAACCCACGGATGAAAATCCATCTGGCGATGGCATCGAAGTGCCCGCGATCGTTCAACAGGTTTACCCAGAGAAACCTAGCTTGACACAAAATTCGACGTTGACTGACGCGAGTATGCAAAGAATGGTAGTTAAGCAAGAGGGCAACGAATGGGTGCCTATGAAACCTTCAACTTTAAACGCTGCTTCCAGGAGAGAGTTCAATGCCTCCAGGTCACTGAATTGGGAGAACGTTGACTCTACTTGGTCCACAGAGACTGTTTCCAATTTGGAGAGCAGTTCGAAGACAGACAGCGACGACTGGGTGCCCATCACTGTGAAGAGTGATGTGGGAATTTCTGGAGATTCTAGCAATGCCTCCAACGACTCTGCTTTAGTGATGGATAAGAGGGTCGACCAGTTCGAGAAGATCGCCGAAAACCAGTCAAACGCTTCCACTGCTGCAGAGAAAGAGGAGAGGAAGTACATTCCTCTGGTTGATCCAGAGACAAAAGAATCTTCGACGAGTTCTAACGACATTCCTGAGTCTCGTTCAGATTTGTCGACGCAGTCTCATATTCAGAGAATCCCTAGGCCAGAGGTGGAAAGGGACGAAGTGAGGACTACGACGAAGAGGAGCATGATCTTTCCGTATGCATATGAGAGGAAGAAAGATCCTAGGACTAGATACATACCTCTGATACCTGAAGAGGACTTTGGGAGACCTCAGTTCTCGGTTATTGAcagagaacgttga